Proteins co-encoded in one Bacillota bacterium genomic window:
- a CDS encoding spore germination protein, which produces VNLRSFGIPYLQGMAPFSLSDQKDYLIRAPWWMMRRRPELVGKENIVRQAPDQGPKPPGDERGRGPNSISGPKNKEQDNRQAPPTTDQGQRRRSKRERNRQGGEQGK; this is translated from the coding sequence TGGTGAATTTGCGCTCTTTTGGCATACCGTATTTGCAAGGAATGGCACCATTTAGCCTCTCGGACCAAAAAGACTATCTTATCCGTGCACCATGGTGGATGATGCGAAGGCGGCCAGAGCTTGTCGGCAAGGAAAACATTGTACGGCAAGCCCCCGATCAGGGTCCTAAACCCCCGGGCGATGAACGCGGACGCGGCCCTAACAGCATAAGCGGTCCAAAGAATAAAGAGCAAGACAACCGGCAGGCACCGCCGACCACGGACCAGGGGCAAAGGCGCCGAAGCAAACGAGAGCGAAACCGGCAGGGGGGAGAGCAAGGAAAATGA